The region GTATTAAAAAACTTAAAAGGCAAATGGTAAGCATTCGCAACCTGAAGTATCATATTTAGGTAGTAATTTTTAAAAATACTACCATCGAAAACTACCGCAGCCCGCTTTAAACCTTGATCAATTGCTTTAGGAATCGCCGTACTTTCGAACCATCTCCTACTCTCCGGATTCACAATTCCCTGATCTCTAATATCCGAAATATAATTTTCGATGGGCAATTTGAGCCTTTCCTGAAACTCAAAACTTGCATTTATTGCTTTCTTGTACTCCTCAATGGTGTGAACTCCAGTCCAAACCACCATAATGGTCTTGTACTCTTCGAGGTACGAAACCCTTGCGTACGTAGAACTAAAGACGTCGACAGAATTCATAAAAATACTTTTTCGAAAAATAGTTTAATACACAATCATTGTCAATAGCAAATAACAGAAATACGTGAAGTGTCGACAGACAACAATTTTTATCGACAAATACCTCTATATTTGCCAACATAAAAGGAATAAACTATGTCTCTGTCATTCGATCCAAACGACTTTGATAGCCTGATTGTAGTAGGCGATAGAGTTTTGATTAAACCCAAAAATCCGGAAGAAAGAACCAAAACAGGATTGCTCTTACCTCCAGGTGTTCAGGAAAAACAAAAAGCTCAAAGCGGTTATGTTGTAAAGGTTGGTCCGGGTTACCCAATACCATCAATAAGCGATACGGAAGAATCATGGAAAAGCAGAAAAAATGATGCACGATATTTTCCGCTGCAAGCGCACATCGGCGATTTAGCTGTTTACCTTCACGATAGCGCCATAGAGGTAGAATTCAACAATGAAAAGTACGTTATCGTTCCTTTTTCATCAATTCTACTACTTTTTAGAGATGAAGGGCTTTTTGAATAAGTAGGCGTATCAAAATATTTTCTAAAAAAGTTTAAAGTGTGTTAATTTCATATATATTTGCGAATGTTTGAACTCAACCTTTGGATTTTATTGGTTTTATTGAGTACATTAGTATTGATTTTTGAAAACAATTTAAACTAAATAGATAATGAAAAAATTTACTCTAATTTTTAATATTGTTTTGGCTTTAGCCGTAGTTGCTCTATTTATACTGCATTTTACTCAAAAATCGGGTAAAATCGTTGCTAAAAATGGCAAAGTTGAAACATCAGCAGCACTTTCTGCTCAATTCTCCGCAGCATGGGTTAATGTTGATACCATTCTCAACAATTACGATATGTACTTTGATATGCGTAAGGAACTAGAGGAGAATAGTCGCAAGCTTGAGGCTGAACTAAACGCAAAATCTAAAGCATTCGAAAAAGAGGCCATGGATTTTCAGGATAAAGTTCAAAAAGGGTTGGTAACCCGCTCCGAAGCTCAGCAACTCCAAAATACTTTGGCCAACAAGGAGCAAGAACTTTACCGCTTACGCGATGAAATGCGCATGCAACTTGCCGATGAAGAACAAGTAAAGCTTCGTAAAATCCAGAACAGTATCACCGAATTCTTAAAAGGATATAATGTTGACAAGGGTTACCATATCATTCTAAGTAACACATTTGGTGGCCCACTACTTTACGGACATCCAGCATTAGACATTACCAGCGATGTACTTAAAGGTTTAAATGCAGAATACTCTGCCAATAGACCCGAGAAAAAATAGGAAAACCCGCCTATACTAAACCTAAACCAACCCGGAACCCTTTCTTTTGGTTAACCAACTGAAAGGGTTTCGCTATTTTTGTAAATTAGAATTCAGATCGCAGGCAATAATCATCACATTCTTTTAGATATGCAGATTGCAGAGTATTTTTCAAAGAAAGATTTTGTTCCAAGAATTGAGGTAAAACCATCGGAAGAACTCAATATCTGCGTTGTTATACCTTCCTACAACGAGCCTAATCTTGAAAAATCTCTTTTTGCCTTAACCAGGTGCAAAATGCCCAAACGATGCGTAGAGGTGGTTGTGGTTGTAAACCATCCCGAAGGATCTGATCAAGAAACAATAGGATTATCAGAGCAATCTATAAAAACCGTAAAAGATATCAGCCTTAGATACAGCAATGATAGAATACAATTTTTTGGAGTAAAGGCATACGATCTTCCCCGTAAATGTGCGGGTGTTGGACTAGCCCGTCAAATTGGGATGGACGAGGCTGCATATAGATTGCTGCAGATCAACAATCCCAATGGGATCATTGCTTGTTTTGATGCTGACGCCATCTGTATGGAGAATTATCTTGTTGAACTGGAGAATCTCTGGATGCAATACCCGAAAACTACCGCCTGTTCTATAAAATATGCTCACCCAACCAATGGTGCAGATTTTACCGATGAGATATATTCTGGGATTGCTGGCTACGAACTTCACCTTAGGTACTATAATCAAGCATCTCGGCACATTGGATTTCCTTTCTCGTACCACACCATAGGATCATCCATGGCGAGTTCCGCAAAGACTTATATAAAGTTCGGTGGCATGAACAGGCATCAGGCAGGAGAAGATTTTTACTTCCTTCAAAAAATAATTCCACACGGAAATTTTAGGGAACTCAACTCTACCTGTATATTTCCATCGCCACGGCCATCGAATCGTGTACCCTTTGGAACGGGCCGCGCCATGCTTAAGTACCTCGAAAATAAAGAGGAGGGCATAACAACCTACAACCTTAATTCTTTTCTCGATTTAATTCCTTTTTTTAAGATCATAGGGGATTTCTGGGACATGAACGAAACCCAAATTAAAGTTGCAATAGGAACATTCCCAAAACCCCTAAACATTTTTCTAAACGAAAATCACGCCTCAACAGAAATTATCCGGGTAAAACAGAATACTGCAAACAAGCAATCGTTCTATAAACGAATCTTCCTCTGGTTCGATGCCTTTATGCTGTTAAAATACCTGAACTATGTAAACGAAAATTTTTACACAAGACAGCCCGTGCGAGATGAATCCATTAGACTGGCCAGATTAATTGATCTTCCTGTAAGTAATGCATATACGATTGAACTGCTAGATATATACCGAAAAAAAGATGCAGAGGAGTGGAGTCCTATAATCTAAAGCCCACCACTAAGATATCGTCAACCTGTTCGTGCTCGCCTTTCCAATCAAAATGAGCGGATTGAATGATATCTCGCTGATCCTCCATGGGTTTATCGTAAATTGTGGTAAGTAGTTCCTTGAACTTTTTGGACATAAACTTACGCCCATCGGATCCTCCAAACTGATCGGAATATCCATCGGAGAACATGTAAAAAGTATCGCCACTTTGCACCGCCACCTCGTGGTTAGTAAACGACATATGATCGTTTAGGTGAACCGCAACCGGCATCTTATCGGCCTTGTACTCGATTAACTCGCCATTACGAATCTGATACAGAGGATTGTATGCCCCAGCCCACTCCAACCTCATGCTCTGCTTATCAATAACACAAAGCGATATATCCATACCATCCTTTTGCTCATCGAACTTTCCGGTTTGGGAGAGTGTTGTCTTAATGTGATTCCTAAGATGATTCAAAATTTCTGAAGGTTGAAGCACATTTTCCTTATTCACAATCTCATAGAGGAACGAAACTCCGAGCATGCTCATGAATGCTCCTGGAACACCGTGACCTGTACAATCGGCGGCAACTAAGATAATTTTATCGTTTTTGCGGGTCATCCAGTAGAAATCACCGCTCACAATATCGCGCGGCATAAATAGCACAAAGTGCTCGGGGAGCGAATCGCTAATTAAATTCGACGAAGGGAGAACGGCTTTCTGGATTCGGCTAGCATACTTAATACTATCGGTAATTTCTTGCTTTTGCTTAGTAATAAGAAGATTCTTTTCCTCCAGAATTTGATTCGCCCTCTGTTTGTCGCGGAACATCTTAAACATCAGCAAGGCAACCATCAGAATGAGGATTACCCCAACAATTGCTGCAATAATCATCAACCTCTGACGCTGAATAACCGACTCCCTGAGGTCTGCCTCGTTCTTCAAAAGTTTATTTTCCTGCTCCTTTTTATCCGTTTCATACTTAGTTTGCATCTCGGTGATTATCTTTTGGCTTTTCTCCGAGAATATTTCGTCCTTAATTTTGGTAGCCATTTTGTGGTAAAAAAAGGCTGTGCCCACGTTGTCCTTTTGCTCGTAAAGTAACGATAGCTTCTCATAGCAGAATCTCAACGTTTCCTTCAACCCCAACTCAGAGGAGAGCTTAGCGCACTCAAGGAAAGTAGACTCGGCAGAGTTAAGATTCCTTTGTCGGTATTGACTCTCGCCTAAAGCATAGAGCGCAGCTGTAATCTCATATTGGAGACTATTCTTCCGAGCAAGTTGCAACCCCTTATTAATATACGACTCGGCCTTTACCCAATCCCTTGCCCAACTATATGTACTTCCTAAGTTTATATTCACTTTGGCTATTTCGGCCTCATTCTTCGTCTCTGTCAATATTTTAAGTGCCTGATTGTAAAAATCTAAAGAATTAGAAAAGGTTGTAAAAATGTCGCGTTGCTTAATTTTGTAAAGAGAATCCTCCCATGCCTCGCCATACTGTTCAACAAACTTGTTGGTTACAAGCCGTGAGTATGCATTCCCAATATTCTGAAGCGTCTGGCCTTCTTCGTTCTTTGCCCCCATCTGTCTAAAAATCGTCAAAGCTCTATTATGGTACTCCAACGCCTTGTTATAGTTACTCTCGTTTTCCTTAGTTGCCAATGCGCTTTGCGAGAGATTTTCGTAGGTTGCTCCAATGCCCGAACAGGATAGGGCAATTCCACTGGTATAGTTTATCTCCTCAAATATTTTTAATGCTTTCTGATACTGCTCCAGGGCTTGCTGATAATTGCCAATGCTAGTATGAGTATTTCCAAAGTTATAGTATGCAATAGCAAGTCCTTCAGGATCGTCAAAGGTTTGCTTTATCTCAATTTCCTTTTTGTAAAACTCTATAGATTTATTGTAATCGGCCGCGTTAAAGTAAAGTTGACCCAGTTGGTTGTAGGTTTGCGCTATATCCTTCTTGCTGTCAATCTTTTGATACAACAATAACGCCTTGTTAATACATAATAGAGCCGAATCTACTGTTCCTGCTGTTCTGTGAATCATTCCAATCTGCAACAATGCCGATGCCTGATATCGAAAACTATCTACCTCCTCAGCCTTTATAAGTAATTGATTTGCAAATGATTTAGATTTATCTAAGGAATCAATATTAAAATATATTTGCATTAAGCGATTAAGAGCATTGAGCGATCCTTTGTTATACCCAATTTTTCGGCTAAGGTCTAGTGATTTATTAAAATTTTCTAACGCTTTTTCGTCATTATTCTGATTATAATAAACAAATCCCAAATTGTCGTAAGCGTCAACAAGCGCATTCTCATTAATTTTTTTAGCAACGCCTATTGCTTCATCTGCATATTTTATTGCCTCATCGGAATCGGAGGTAATATCGGACAATTTGTATAGAATCCTTAACTTTTCATCGCCTTTTACCCTGGAAAGCAAGTTTACAAGACTATCTTTTTCAGTGGACTGCGAAAATCCATTGGCTGAAAAAGCAATTAAAACAATGAATAAAACTACCTTGGCTCTGAGTGACATGATTGTTTAGATTGTAACCAGCAAAATAACAAAAGTTTACGATATATCACAAAAGTACGCTAATATTTATTTCATTAAAGCCATACTCAATAATTCACAATACTATTGCAAATGCATTATTTATTGATGGAATCAAAACTCATTTCTAGAATCTTATTTAATAGCTATCTTTGCAGCTAATGAATTAAGTTTTAACACAGAATATGATAGCATTTTTCACCTTTTTGTTCTATTTTTTCTTGTCGTTGATTATTCTAGGATTTATCTCTCGAATTCTTTTAAAATTATGGTTGAGAAGGGTTTTCCGAAAAATTAATCAAAATGATAAGAATTATTATCAGGATAATAGCCAAAGCAACAATAATCCCCAGCCGAAGAAAAAGATAATTGACCGAAACGAGGGCGATTACGTTGACTATGAAGAAGTAAAGTAAATTTCATCCAACAACATTGTAACAATGCAGGAAGTTGTAGCGGGAATAGATATTGGCGGAACCAACACCGTAATTGGTATTGTAACCCCAAATGGGGAAATATTAAAAGAATGCACAATCTCAACCAAGGGCCAAGAAACTTTCGATGGTTTTGTTAAAACCATTTCGGTTGAAATAGAAAGATTGCTATCGGAGTTGGAACATGCGTACACCCTCAAAGGGGTTGGCATTGGTGCACCCAATGGTTCTTACAATCTTGGGGCAATTGTAGATGCCCCCAACTTAGGTTGGAAAGGAATTCTGCCGCTTTGCAAGGAAATCACCATGAATACAGGCGTCCCCGCTGTTGTTACCAACGATGCAAATGCCGCTGCCCTAGGCGAACTTTTGTTTGGCGCGGCAAAAGGAATGAAAAACTTTGTGGTTATTACACTCGGAACAGGTTTAGGAAGCGGCATTGTGGTTGATGGAAAACTTGTAGTTGGGCACGATGGTTTTGCAGGAGAATTCGGTCATGTTGTTGCAAAAATTAATGGTCGACAGTGCGGATGCGGAAAACGGGGATGCCTGGAAACCTACGCATCGGCGACAGGAATTCGCCGTACCGCATTTAAAATGCTGGCAGATATAAATCAACCCAGCATTTTACGCAATATTACCTTCGAAAAACTTTCGGCTAAAATGGTAACCGAAGCAGCTAAAACTGGCGATCCTCTTGCCCGTGCAGCATTTGAATACACTGGGTTGATACTTGGAACTCGACTGGCCGATCTGGTTGCCATACTAAATCCCGAAGCAATTTTCTTCTTTGGAGGACTGGCAAACGCAGGCGAACTTCTTTTCGATCCAACCCGCCGATATATGGAAGAGTACATGTTCCCGGTATTCAAGGGAAAAGTTAAATTGCTAACCTCTGGCTTGCAGGACAAAAATGCAGCAGTGCTTGGTGCTGCTGCACTAATGTGGCAAGAATTTTAGGTAAAATTTACACAACTAATAACATAAACTTAAAGCCACTGCAATATTTTGTTAGTGGCTCTTTTTATATCTTTGTAAAGGATTCAATAACATGTTTAACCATAAAACAATCATAGTATGTTTTCAGGAATAGTGGAAGAACCCGCAAAAGTGGTTGCTCTTGAAAGAGAAAAGGAAAACTTGCACATCACCCTTCAATGTTCGTTTACCGATAATTTAAAAATAGACCAAAGCATTGCGCACAATGGTGTTTGCCTAACTGTTGTTAAAAAAACTGGCGATAACTATACCGTTACAGCAATTAAGGAAACCCTCGATAAAACAAACCTTGGTTTACTTAAAGTTGGCGACAAAGTTAACCTTGAACGCAGCATGAAGATTGATAGTTTGCTTGATGGGCACCTTGTTCAGGGGCATGTTGATCAAACTGCAGTTTGCACAAAAATTGAGGAGGCCGATGGCAGCTGGTATTTCACCTTTGAGTACGATCCATCAAAAGGAAATATCACCGTTGAAAAAGGTTCGGTATCTGTAAATGGAGTTAGCTTGACGGTTGTAAATTCAAAAGAGAAATCTTTTCAGGTTGCGATTATTCCCTACACCTATGAGCACACTAATTTCCATCAATTCAAGGTTGGAACCGTTGTTAACCTGGAGTTCGATATCGTAGGAAAATACATCACCAAGATGCTTAAACAGTACCTAGAGTCTGGGCAAATTGACAGATTGATAAAGTAAGTAGAAACGTTAATTATGATTCTTGCATTCGGCTAAAATCTCTAGTTTATTTAAACGAACATCATTGTGAACTCGGAAAACCTAGTTGAATCGCCAAAGAGCATTTCGGTTATAATAGCCTTAATTGCTGGAATGGTTGTTGGAATAATTACAGCCATTTTCTACGGTTTCAACACCGAAACCACAATAATACTATCCATTGCATCGGCCTTAGCAATATTTACAATAATCCTTATAGTTTCAAACCTTCTTATCAACCTTTTTTTAGCCAAAAAGATATCCCCTCTTTACAAAACTCTTTACCAGGTTGACATTAGTACATCGCAATTAGTCGAAAACATTGACGAAGGAAAGGTAATGGGTAAAATTAAAACCGATATCGCCGCATGGGCTAATAATAAAACTCAGGAAATTGGCCGACTAAAGGAAATGGAACGCTACCGCAAAGAATTTTTAGGTAACGTTTCGCACGAGTTAAAAACACCTATATTTAACATTCAAGGTTACGTCCTAACGCTTCTCGATGGGGGTTTAGATGATCCAACCATTAATAAGAAATACCTCGAACGAACCGAAAAAAGTATTAACCGGCTTATAGGAATTGTTGATGATTTAGAGACAATTTCAAAACTTGAAGCCGGAGAACTTAAACTTAACAACGAAAAATTCAGCATTGTTGGATTGGTTGAAGATGTTTTTGAAGCGCTCGACGACCGAGCCAAAAAGAAATCCATCACACTTAGCTTCGATAAGGATTACGAAAAACCAATTTGGGTTAATGCGGATAAAAAGAAAATCAACCAAGTAATTTACAATCTTGTTCTTAATTCAATTAACTACGGAAATATGGGTGGAAAAACCACTGTTTCTTTCACCGACCTAGAGAACAAAATCGCCGTTGAAGTAAACGATAACGGCGTTGGAATAGACCAAAAAGATATTCCTAGAATTTTTGAACGTTTCTATAGAGTAGACAAAAGTCGTTCGCGCGAACAAGGCGGAACCGGTTTAGGCCTTGCCATAGTTAAGCATATTATTGAGGGTCACAAACAGAGCATTAGCGTACGTAGCAGTTTGAATCAGGGAACATCGTTTATATTTACTCTTGGTAGGGCTAAAAAGTAAGTACCCAAATTGCCATTAAAAATCAACAAATTAGCCCTCCCTTTTCTATTTGATTTTATTCAAATTATGCTATATCTTTGTGAGATTTTTCAGAAAAGTTATGTTTTGATATTCGTCTAAATATCAATCAAATAAACTGGGTAAGGATTTTTATTTACGGCGTTTTGAATACCTTCCAACGTCCATAAAACTTGGAAGCGTCAATAAGATGAGTGAATTTTGTGGTGATTATTAATGTTTATTAAATGAAACAGTCGAAATTTAAAGAGTACAAGGGTTTAGATTTATCGCAGGTAAACAAGGATGTGCTAAAAACCTGGGATAAAAACGATACTTTTCATAAAAGTTTAGAAACCCGCAAAGGTCATCCTACATTCGTATTTTATGAAGGGCCCCCTTCAGCAAACGGAATTCCTGGCATTCACCACGTAATGGCTCGTTCTATTAAGGATATTTTTTGCCGCTATAAAACTCAAAAAGGATTCCTAGTTGAGCGTAAGGCTGGTTGGGATACTCACGGTCTACCCGTTGAACTTGGTGTGGAGAAAATGCTTGGCATTACCAAGGAGGATATTGGTACTAAAATTTCGGTTGAAGAGTATAACCAAACCTGCCGTAAGGAGGTAATGAAATACACCGACCTGTGGGAGGATCTTACCCATAAGATGGGTTACTGGGTTGATATGGAACATCCATACATAACCTACGATAACCGCTACATTGAAACCCTCTGGTACTTACTTCAGAAATTATACGAGAAGGGTTTGCTCTACAAAGGTAAAACCATTCAGCCTTATTCTCCTGCTGCAGGTACAGGTCTTAGTACTCACGAGTTGAACCAACCAGGTTGCTACCGCGATGTTAAGGATACCACCATTGTTGCGCAGTTTAAGGTAATCCGCAACGATAAGAGCAAATTGCTTTTCGACAAGGCCGATAGCGATGTTTACGTTCTGGCTTGGACAACCACACCTTGGACTTTACCATCGAACACCGCATTGGCAATCAACGCTAATATTCGTTACGAGTTAGTAAAATCGTTCAATCCATATAGTGGCGATCCTATCACAGTTTTACTTGCTAAAGATCGTCGAGAAGTTTATTTTCCATCAGCAAACGCTGAATTATCCTTTGAAGAATACCGAGCTGGCGACAAGAAAGTACCTTTTAAAGTAATTGCCGAGTTTACAGGAAATCAACTTGTAGGAATCAACTACGAGCAGCTATTCCCTTGGATTAAACCTGAGGGTGAAGCATTCAGAGTAATTGCTGGTGACTTTGTTACCACCGAGGATGGAACTGGTGTTGTTCATATTGCTCCAACCTTTGGAGCCGACGATGATCGTGCTGCAAAAGTTGCAGGAATATCGCCGCTTATCCTGCGCGATAAGGGTAACAATCCTGAACCAATGGTCGATCGCAGAGGAAGGTTTTATGCTATTGAGGATTTGAACCCCGACTTCGTAAAGAACAATGTCAGTGTTGATCTATATAAAGAGTTTGCGGGTAGATTCGTTAAAAACGATTACGATCCAGCCCTAACCGAAAGCGACTCTTCGCTTGATGTTGATTTGGCTGTTGCTCTTAAGAAGGAGAACAAAGCATTCCGTATCGAGAAACACGTTCACAACTATCCACACTGCTGGCGTACCGATAAACCAATCCTTTACTATCCGCTGGATAGCTGGTTTATTAAGGTTACTGCCCTTAAGGATAGAATGATAGAACTAAACAACACCATTAACTGGAAACCTGCAAGCACAGGTACTGGACGTTTCGGAAAGTGGCTGGAAAACCTATTGGATTGGAACCTTTCACGTTCTCGTTTCTGGGGAACTCCTCTTCCAATTTGGGCTACCGAGGATCGTTC is a window of Tenuifilaceae bacterium CYCD DNA encoding:
- the groES-2 gene encoding chaperonin, producing MSLSFDPNDFDSLIVVGDRVLIKPKNPEERTKTGLLLPPGVQEKQKAQSGYVVKVGPGYPIPSISDTEESWKSRKNDARYFPLQAHIGDLAVYLHDSAIEVEFNNEKYVIVPFSSILLLFRDEGLFE
- a CDS encoding glucokinase is translated as MQEVVAGIDIGGTNTVIGIVTPNGEILKECTISTKGQETFDGFVKTISVEIERLLSELEHAYTLKGVGIGAPNGSYNLGAIVDAPNLGWKGILPLCKEITMNTGVPAVVTNDANAAALGELLFGAAKGMKNFVVITLGTGLGSGIVVDGKLVVGHDGFAGEFGHVVAKINGRQCGCGKRGCLETYASATGIRRTAFKMLADINQPSILRNITFEKLSAKMVTEAAKTGDPLARAAFEYTGLILGTRLADLVAILNPEAIFFFGGLANAGELLFDPTRRYMEEYMFPVFKGKVKLLTSGLQDKNAAVLGAAALMWQEF
- a CDS encoding riboflavin synthase subunit alpha is translated as MFSGIVEEPAKVVALEREKENLHITLQCSFTDNLKIDQSIAHNGVCLTVVKKTGDNYTVTAIKETLDKTNLGLLKVGDKVNLERSMKIDSLLDGHLVQGHVDQTAVCTKIEEADGSWYFTFEYDPSKGNITVEKGSVSVNGVSLTVVNSKEKSFQVAIIPYTYEHTNFHQFKVGTVVNLEFDIVGKYITKMLKQYLESGQIDRLIK
- the phoR gene encoding two-component sensor histidine kinase, yielding MNSENLVESPKSISVIIALIAGMVVGIITAIFYGFNTETTIILSIASALAIFTIILIVSNLLINLFLAKKISPLYKTLYQVDISTSQLVENIDEGKVMGKIKTDIAAWANNKTQEIGRLKEMERYRKEFLGNVSHELKTPIFNIQGYVLTLLDGGLDDPTINKKYLERTEKSINRLIGIVDDLETISKLEAGELKLNNEKFSIVGLVEDVFEALDDRAKKKSITLSFDKDYEKPIWVNADKKKINQVIYNLVLNSINYGNMGGKTTVSFTDLENKIAVEVNDNGVGIDQKDIPRIFERFYRVDKSRSREQGGTGLGLAIVKHIIEGHKQSISVRSSLNQGTSFIFTLGRAKK